A DNA window from Vigna angularis cultivar LongXiaoDou No.4 chromosome 1, ASM1680809v1, whole genome shotgun sequence contains the following coding sequences:
- the LOC108323089 gene encoding peptide methionine sulfoxide reductase A5, with translation MAVPERNHNRSYHHHKVFSVLIVLFLLLVDNALCIRFPDRVSPSALDQSDQQRLQVAVFALGSFWRSEAVFGCLPGVVRTTVGYAGGSKCNPEYRSLGDHAESVKVEYDPQQITFRELLDIFWSSHDPRQVYGQGPDVGKQYRSIIFVNGTEEARMAAVSKEQEQTRSRSSIVTTQILQLGTFYPAESEHQKFELKQNTILLQLIGNLPAEELERSSLATKLNGYVAELCPPDIQKRIDAKINDIIKRGWPILRDL, from the exons ATGGCAGTTCCAGAGAGGAATCATAACCGTTCGTATCATCATCATAAAGTCTTCTCAGTGTTAATTGTCCTTTTCCTCCTCCTCGTCGACAATGCTCTCTGCATCAGGTTTCCCGATCGAGTCTCCCCATCCGCCCTCGACCAATCCGACCAACAGCGCTTGCAGGTGGCCGTCTTCGCCCTCGGAAGCTTCTGGAGATCCGAAGCCGTCTTCGGCTGCTTGCCCGGCGTTGTACGTACAACCGTCGGCTACGCCGGCGGATCCAAGTGCAACCCTGAATACCGAAGCTTGGGTGACCATGCCGAATCCGTCAAG GTTGAGTATGATCCACAGCAGATTACTTTTAGGGAACTACTGGATATCTTTTGGTCAAGCCATGATCCTAGGCAAGTGTATGGCCAAGGTCCTGATGTGGGTAAACAATACAG ATCTATTATTTTTGTCAATGGAACTGAAGAAGCAAGAATGGCTGCTGTCAGCAAAGAACAGGAGCAAACCAGGTCAAGAAGCAGCATTGTGACTACTCAAATTCTACAACTTGGAACATTTTACCCTGCAGAGTCAGAGCACCAG AAATTTGAACTCAAGCAAAATACCATTCTTCTTCAGTTAATTGGCAACCTTCCTGCCGAGGAGCTTGAGAGGTCTAGCCTTGCAACGAAATTGAATGGATATGTAGCAGAGCTTTGCCCTCCAGATATCCAAAAGCGTATTGATGCCAAGAtcaatgatattattaaaaggGGTTGGCCAATTTTGAGAGATTTGTAG